One Augochlora pura isolate Apur16 chromosome 10, APUR_v2.2.1, whole genome shotgun sequence DNA window includes the following coding sequences:
- the LOC144476512 gene encoding endoplasmic reticulum aminopeptidase 1 isoform X3: protein MSEQDVDDVAFLTGDSNTGLHKRSIYEHNGVVCSQKRALCIATVVFAILFAISFIIAFAGPQNDCPCAGKKPATLEIEDDEKSSEPLATNGEVFPWNNVRLPKFAHPTRYNITIHPNLTTLEVKGQVTIEFHVDKETNYIVFHSKNLTINEKMVQDRKGHKLKIAKLLEYPKHQQLYLELEESKFRKRGNYSVHLRFTSKLTSELEGFYLSSYVTPDGEKRYLATTHFEPTYARSAFPCFDEPQFKAKFKISIFRDRFHIALCNMPVMNTEEAGFFMGTGLLRDDFQESVEMSTYLVAFVVCDFKRVSELTKRNVSVSVYAAEAMLPQAQYAVNTAARTIDYFESFFGVYYPLPKQDLIAIPDFAAGAMENWGLITYRETSILYDPQETSTGAHEWVAVVVAHELAHQWFGNLVTMKWWNDLWLNEGAASFFEYKGVNHISPKWSMMDQFILYKTQPALDLDALTSSHPISVPVKDPNEIEAIFDDISYSKGASILNMLEGFLCEDVLKSGLNDYLNTHAYGNADTKDLWAAFTRNANHTFDVKAIMDTWTQQMGFPLITITRDGNTITASQKRFLLSPTENDTELLQPKSPFDYKWYVPLSYYTDKEPRKLHNVWMNLTDVTFDVPEDVEYIKCNVNQSGFYRVTYPEEMWTAIIDTLLTDHTKFSPADRANLIDDAFTLCEAGELNATIPLELSLYLLNEREYVPWATALGYLHSWKGRLSESPGYKRYITFLKQLLTPVTKYVGWVDEGSHLKKLLRIAVLQSAVTLKLDDVVKPAKSLFRNWMVDGERIAPNIRDVVYVAGIKFGDEEEWNYCWQNYQNTQVPSEKRIMLQALGATTDSWLLQRYLLRSLDRDVVRSQDVETVIASVASNHEGQFIAWRHIKAHWPQIHALFGNGSLTMGGLISVVISDFFTEYDYYEVSEFFKKVDVGSGQRALEQSLEKIKFNIHWVKENAEVVDRWLINYMNVHTS from the exons ATGAGCGAGCAGGATGTGGATGATGTTGCCTTTCTGACAG GAGATAGCAACACGGGATTGCACAAACGTAGCATTTATGAGCACAATGGGGTCGTGTGTTCGCAGAAAAGGGCTCTTTGCATAGCTACCGTCGTTTTCGCGATACTTTTCGCCATATCATTCATCATTGCCTTCGCGGGACCACAAAATG ACTGCCCTTGCGCTGGAAAAAAGCCAGCTACCCTGGAAATCGAGGACGATGAAAAAAGCAGTGAGCCTCTTGCAACTAATGGAGAG GTGTTCCCTTGGAATAACGTGAGACTACCAAAGTTTGCCCATCCCACTAGGTACAACATTACCATCCATCCAAACCTTACCACATTAGAGGTAAAAG GACAGGTCACAATCGAATTCCATGTCGATAAAGAGACCAACTATATCGTCTTCCATAGTAAAAATTTGACAATAAATGAAAAG ATGGTTCAAGATCGTAAAGgccataaattaaaaatcgcgaagCTTCTGGAGTATCCGAAACATCAGCAGCTTTATTTGGAGCTCGAGGAAAGTAAATTTCGGAAAAGGGGAAACTACTCGGTGCACTTAAGGTTTACCTCGAAGCTGACGAGTGAACTCGAAGGGTTCTACCTTAGCAGCTACGTTACCCCAGATGGAGAAAAGAG GTATTTGGCCACGACGCATTTTGAACCAACGTACGCGCGTTCAGCGTTTCCATGCTTTGACGAACCACAATTCAAAgccaaatttaaaatatcgatattcAGGGATAGATTTCACATTGCGTTGTGCAACATGCCCGTAATGAATACTGAAGAAGCGGGATTTTTTATGGGAACGGGACTT CTGCGCGACGACTTCCAAGAATCCGTCGAAATGTCTACATACTTAGTGGCTTTCGTGGTGTGCGACTTCAAACGAGTCTCAGAGCTGACGAAGAGAAACGTTTCTGTAAGCGTCTACGCAGCGGAGGCGATGCTTCCACAAGCGCAATATGCTGTAAATACTGCTGCTCGTACAATTGATTACTTTGAATCTTTTTTCGGAGTATATTACCCATTACCTAAGCAAG ATTTAATAGCAATTCCTGATTTCGCTGCGGGCGCAATGGAAAATTGGGGCCTAATCACGTATCGAGAGACATCCATACTGTACGATCCACAAGAAACGTCAACGGGAGCCCATGAATGGGTTGCCGTTGTTGTAGCTCATGAGCTGGCTCATCAGTGGTTCGGTAATCTCGTCACCATGAAATGGTGGAACGATTTGTGGCTGAACGAAGGAGCGGCCAGCTTCTTCGAATACAAAGGAGTAAATCATATCTCACCGAAATGGAGCATGATggatcaatttattttgtataagaCCCAACCGGCCCTCGATCTCGATGCCTTAACTAGCAGTCACCCCATAAGCGTGCCAGTGAAAGATCCGAACGAAATCGAAGCTATTTTCGACGACATCAGCTACAGCAAAGGTGCTTCCATTCTGAATATGCTGGAAGGCTTCCTATGTGAAGATGTTCTAAAAAGCGGGTTGAACGATTATTTGAACACCCACGCGTATGGGAACGCAGATACGAAGGATTTATGGGCGGCTTTCACGAGGAACGCGAATCACACCTTCGACGTGAAA GCTATCATGGATACATGGACGCAACAGATGGGTTTTCCACTGATCACGATCACACGTGACGGGAATACCATCACAGCAAGCCAGAAACGATTTCTGCTTTCTCCGACAGAAAACGATACCGAATTGTTGCAACCAAAATCGCCCTTTGACTACAAGTGGTACGTCCCGTTGAGCTACTACACAGACAAAGAACCGCGCAAGCTTCACAACGTGTGGATGAATTTAACCGATG taacatTCGACGTACCTGAGGACGTTGAGTACATAAAATGCAACGTGAATCAAAGTGGATTCTACCGAGTGACTTATCCAGAAGAGATGTGGACGGCGATCATTGATACTTTGCTGACCGATCACACGAAATTTAGTCCTGCCGATCGTGCGAATCTGATCGACGACGCGTTCACTTTATGCGAAGCAGGTGAATTGAATGCCACCATACCACTCGAATTGTCGCTTTATCTTCTAAATGAAAGGGAGTATGTACCATGGGCTACCGCACTTGGGTATTTACACTCTTGGAAGGGAAGGTTGAGCGAAAGTCCAGGCTACAAGAGATATATTACATTCTTGAAGCAATTGTTAACACCGGTCACGAAATACGTCGGTTGGGTTGACGAAGGATCGCACTTGAAAAA ATTATTGAGAATTGCTGTCTTGCAATCAGCTGTAACGTTGAAACTAGACGATGTTGTAAAACCAGCAAAATCTCTCTTCAGAAATTGGATGGTGGACGGAGAACGAATCGCTCCAAACATTCGAGATGTTGTATACGTAGCAG GGATCAAATTTGGTGACGAAGAGGAATGGAATTATTGTTGGCAGAATTATCAAAATACTCAAGTACCTAGTGAGAAAAGAATAATGTTGCAAGCGTTGGGTGCAACGACAGATTCCTGGTTACTGCAACGGTACCTTCTACGCTCGTTAGATCGGGACGTTGTAAGGTCACAGGACGTTGAAACTGTCATAGCCTCGGTCGCTAGCAATCATGAGGGTCAGTTTATCGCGTGGCGACACATTAAAGCACATTGGCCGCAAATACATGCTTTATTTGGCAACGGATCGTTGACAATGGGAGGACTGATCTCCGTTGTCATCTCCGATTTCTTTACGGAGTACGATTACTACGAA GTGTCAGAATTCTTTAAAAAGGTGGACGTTGGCAGCGGGCAACGAGCACTGGAGCAAAGCCTAGAGAAAATCAAGTTCAACATACACTGGGTGAAAGAGAATGCCGAGGTGGTTGACAGATGGCTCATAAACTATATGAACGTTCACAcgagttaa
- the LOC144476512 gene encoding endoplasmic reticulum aminopeptidase 1 isoform X4, translating to MSEQDVDDVAFLTDSNTGLHKRSIYEHNGVVCSQKRALCIATVVFAILFAISFIIAFAGPQNDCPCAGKKPATLEIEDDEKSSEPLATNGEVFPWNNVRLPKFAHPTRYNITIHPNLTTLEVKGQVTIEFHVDKETNYIVFHSKNLTINEKMVQDRKGHKLKIAKLLEYPKHQQLYLELEESKFRKRGNYSVHLRFTSKLTSELEGFYLSSYVTPDGEKRYLATTHFEPTYARSAFPCFDEPQFKAKFKISIFRDRFHIALCNMPVMNTEEAGFFMGTGLLRDDFQESVEMSTYLVAFVVCDFKRVSELTKRNVSVSVYAAEAMLPQAQYAVNTAARTIDYFESFFGVYYPLPKQDLIAIPDFAAGAMENWGLITYRETSILYDPQETSTGAHEWVAVVVAHELAHQWFGNLVTMKWWNDLWLNEGAASFFEYKGVNHISPKWSMMDQFILYKTQPALDLDALTSSHPISVPVKDPNEIEAIFDDISYSKGASILNMLEGFLCEDVLKSGLNDYLNTHAYGNADTKDLWAAFTRNANHTFDVKAIMDTWTQQMGFPLITITRDGNTITASQKRFLLSPTENDTELLQPKSPFDYKWYVPLSYYTDKEPRKLHNVWMNLTDVTFDVPEDVEYIKCNVNQSGFYRVTYPEEMWTAIIDTLLTDHTKFSPADRANLIDDAFTLCEAGELNATIPLELSLYLLNEREYVPWATALGYLHSWKGRLSESPGYKRYITFLKQLLTPVTKYVGWVDEGSHLKKLLRIAVLQSAVTLKLDDVVKPAKSLFRNWMVDGERIAPNIRDVVYVAGIKFGDEEEWNYCWQNYQNTQVPSEKRIMLQALGATTDSWLLQRYLLRSLDRDVVRSQDVETVIASVASNHEGQFIAWRHIKAHWPQIHALFGNGSLTMGGLISVVISDFFTEYDYYEVSEFFKKVDVGSGQRALEQSLEKIKFNIHWVKENAEVVDRWLINYMNVHTS from the exons ATGAGCGAGCAGGATGTGGATGATGTTGCCTTTCTGACAG ATAGCAACACGGGATTGCACAAACGTAGCATTTATGAGCACAATGGGGTCGTGTGTTCGCAGAAAAGGGCTCTTTGCATAGCTACCGTCGTTTTCGCGATACTTTTCGCCATATCATTCATCATTGCCTTCGCGGGACCACAAAATG ACTGCCCTTGCGCTGGAAAAAAGCCAGCTACCCTGGAAATCGAGGACGATGAAAAAAGCAGTGAGCCTCTTGCAACTAATGGAGAG GTGTTCCCTTGGAATAACGTGAGACTACCAAAGTTTGCCCATCCCACTAGGTACAACATTACCATCCATCCAAACCTTACCACATTAGAGGTAAAAG GACAGGTCACAATCGAATTCCATGTCGATAAAGAGACCAACTATATCGTCTTCCATAGTAAAAATTTGACAATAAATGAAAAG ATGGTTCAAGATCGTAAAGgccataaattaaaaatcgcgaagCTTCTGGAGTATCCGAAACATCAGCAGCTTTATTTGGAGCTCGAGGAAAGTAAATTTCGGAAAAGGGGAAACTACTCGGTGCACTTAAGGTTTACCTCGAAGCTGACGAGTGAACTCGAAGGGTTCTACCTTAGCAGCTACGTTACCCCAGATGGAGAAAAGAG GTATTTGGCCACGACGCATTTTGAACCAACGTACGCGCGTTCAGCGTTTCCATGCTTTGACGAACCACAATTCAAAgccaaatttaaaatatcgatattcAGGGATAGATTTCACATTGCGTTGTGCAACATGCCCGTAATGAATACTGAAGAAGCGGGATTTTTTATGGGAACGGGACTT CTGCGCGACGACTTCCAAGAATCCGTCGAAATGTCTACATACTTAGTGGCTTTCGTGGTGTGCGACTTCAAACGAGTCTCAGAGCTGACGAAGAGAAACGTTTCTGTAAGCGTCTACGCAGCGGAGGCGATGCTTCCACAAGCGCAATATGCTGTAAATACTGCTGCTCGTACAATTGATTACTTTGAATCTTTTTTCGGAGTATATTACCCATTACCTAAGCAAG ATTTAATAGCAATTCCTGATTTCGCTGCGGGCGCAATGGAAAATTGGGGCCTAATCACGTATCGAGAGACATCCATACTGTACGATCCACAAGAAACGTCAACGGGAGCCCATGAATGGGTTGCCGTTGTTGTAGCTCATGAGCTGGCTCATCAGTGGTTCGGTAATCTCGTCACCATGAAATGGTGGAACGATTTGTGGCTGAACGAAGGAGCGGCCAGCTTCTTCGAATACAAAGGAGTAAATCATATCTCACCGAAATGGAGCATGATggatcaatttattttgtataagaCCCAACCGGCCCTCGATCTCGATGCCTTAACTAGCAGTCACCCCATAAGCGTGCCAGTGAAAGATCCGAACGAAATCGAAGCTATTTTCGACGACATCAGCTACAGCAAAGGTGCTTCCATTCTGAATATGCTGGAAGGCTTCCTATGTGAAGATGTTCTAAAAAGCGGGTTGAACGATTATTTGAACACCCACGCGTATGGGAACGCAGATACGAAGGATTTATGGGCGGCTTTCACGAGGAACGCGAATCACACCTTCGACGTGAAA GCTATCATGGATACATGGACGCAACAGATGGGTTTTCCACTGATCACGATCACACGTGACGGGAATACCATCACAGCAAGCCAGAAACGATTTCTGCTTTCTCCGACAGAAAACGATACCGAATTGTTGCAACCAAAATCGCCCTTTGACTACAAGTGGTACGTCCCGTTGAGCTACTACACAGACAAAGAACCGCGCAAGCTTCACAACGTGTGGATGAATTTAACCGATG taacatTCGACGTACCTGAGGACGTTGAGTACATAAAATGCAACGTGAATCAAAGTGGATTCTACCGAGTGACTTATCCAGAAGAGATGTGGACGGCGATCATTGATACTTTGCTGACCGATCACACGAAATTTAGTCCTGCCGATCGTGCGAATCTGATCGACGACGCGTTCACTTTATGCGAAGCAGGTGAATTGAATGCCACCATACCACTCGAATTGTCGCTTTATCTTCTAAATGAAAGGGAGTATGTACCATGGGCTACCGCACTTGGGTATTTACACTCTTGGAAGGGAAGGTTGAGCGAAAGTCCAGGCTACAAGAGATATATTACATTCTTGAAGCAATTGTTAACACCGGTCACGAAATACGTCGGTTGGGTTGACGAAGGATCGCACTTGAAAAA ATTATTGAGAATTGCTGTCTTGCAATCAGCTGTAACGTTGAAACTAGACGATGTTGTAAAACCAGCAAAATCTCTCTTCAGAAATTGGATGGTGGACGGAGAACGAATCGCTCCAAACATTCGAGATGTTGTATACGTAGCAG GGATCAAATTTGGTGACGAAGAGGAATGGAATTATTGTTGGCAGAATTATCAAAATACTCAAGTACCTAGTGAGAAAAGAATAATGTTGCAAGCGTTGGGTGCAACGACAGATTCCTGGTTACTGCAACGGTACCTTCTACGCTCGTTAGATCGGGACGTTGTAAGGTCACAGGACGTTGAAACTGTCATAGCCTCGGTCGCTAGCAATCATGAGGGTCAGTTTATCGCGTGGCGACACATTAAAGCACATTGGCCGCAAATACATGCTTTATTTGGCAACGGATCGTTGACAATGGGAGGACTGATCTCCGTTGTCATCTCCGATTTCTTTACGGAGTACGATTACTACGAA GTGTCAGAATTCTTTAAAAAGGTGGACGTTGGCAGCGGGCAACGAGCACTGGAGCAAAGCCTAGAGAAAATCAAGTTCAACATACACTGGGTGAAAGAGAATGCCGAGGTGGTTGACAGATGGCTCATAAACTATATGAACGTTCACAcgagttaa